One Numida meleagris isolate 19003 breed g44 Domestic line chromosome 6, NumMel1.0, whole genome shotgun sequence genomic region harbors:
- the TPCN2 gene encoding two pore calcium channel protein 2 isoform X1: MEAGAGAETEPLLPPRSWRAAGSAAGAAEDLHINQAVVFIEDAIQYRSINHRVDSKSLWLYRWYYSRTCQWILSLTITIILALAFIETPSSLTVTSDVRYRLPAWDPPCGLTEGIELLCFLVFVIDVSVKSYLIGWEEFWKNKWLMAYILTLIISLTDWVVSLSFFCTETVRIRRILRPFFLLQNSSMMKKTLKSINSTLPEMASVVLLLAVHLSLFTMFAMLLFARTKDGQQDKEWVGYFRNLPDSLTSLLVLLTTANNPDVMIPAYSKNRAYSIFFILFTVLGNLFLMNLLTAIIYNQFRGYLLKSVQSSLFRRRLGIRAAFEVLSSLKETPANAEQSYVSAGALLQVLQKVEMDSRCKQAIMMSLKICCCDQLSAAQFQRLFEELDKDAIKQHPPSPEYQSHFMRKMQFVFGHPYFGYLGNVVALANIVSICVVLVLDADKQPSERDDFFLGAINCFFIIYYLMEMLLKILAMGLKRYLSYPSNRFDGLLTTILLVLEIATFAEYGFPHPGWRPEFVGLLSLWDMVRLANMLIVFRFLRIIPNMKFMSLVVTTLLDLVKNLRAFAGILVVVFYAFAITGIMLFKGAVVPMGNVSVVNTTYNNGTLQCGTYEQLEYWPNNFDDFAAALVTLWDVMVVNNWQVFLEAFSRYSSPWAKIYFVAWWLISSVIWVNLFIALLLENFIHKWDRRCHRESLSDIEYQRTVELMFRDVLEEPTEEELMEKLHQHPHLHLCR; the protein is encoded by the exons ATGGAGGCGGGAGCCGGCGCCGAGACGGAGCCGCTGCTGCCCCCGCGGAGCtggcgggcggcggggagcg CCGCCGGAGCTGCCGAGGACCTCCACATCAACCAGGCCGTGGTGTTTATCGAAGACGCGATACAA TATCGATCTATAAATCACCGTGTGGATTCTAAATCTCTGTGGCTGTATCGCTGGTATTATTCAAGAACTTGCCAGTG GATTTTGAGCTTGACCATTACCATAATCCTGGCTTTGGCTTTCATTGAAACACCATCTTCGCTTACTGTCACATCAGATGTGCGATACCGCCTTCCTGCGTGGGATCCTCCGTGCGGCCTGACCGAAGGCATCgagctgctgtgcttcctgGTGTTTGTGATCGACGTGTCCGTGAAG agTTACTTAATTGGATGGGaagaattttggaaaaataagtgGCTGATGGCTTATATCCTGACGTTAATTATTTCCCTTACTGATTGGGTTGTATCGCTGAGCTTTTTCTGCACGGAG actGTAAGAATAAGAAGAATTCTTCgtcctttcttcctccttcagaaTTCTTCaatgatgaagaaaacattaaaaagtatCAACAGCACATTGCCTGAAATGGCAAG TGTTGTTCTGCTCCTCGCTGTTCATCTGTCTCTATTTACCATGTTTGCCATGCTGCTGTTTGCTCGAACAAAG GATGGTCAACAGGATAAGGAATGGGTGGGTTATTTTCGGAATTTGCCAGATTCCCTGACGTCACTGCTAGTCCTGCTGACGACGGCAAATAACCCTGATG TAATGATTCCTGCTTATTCTAAGAACCGAGCATATTCCATCTTTTTCATACTCTTCACTGTATTAG GTAACTTATTTCTGATGAACCTACTTACAGCAATAATCTACAACCAGTTTCGCGGGTACCTTCTG AAATCCGTTCAGTCCTCCCTCTTCAGAAGACGGCTGGGAATCCGGGCTGCATTTGAAGTGCTTTCTTCCCTAAAAGAGACTCCTGCTAATGCAGAACA GTCGTATGTTAGTGCTGGGGCCTTGCTTCAAGTGCTGCAGAAAGTTGAAATGGATTCTCGCTGCAAGCAAGCAATCATGATG TCACTCAAAATATGCTGCTGTGACCAGCTGTCTGCGGCCCAGTTCCAGAGGCTCTTTGAAGAACTAGACAAGGATGCCATTAAGCAA CATCCTCCCAGTCCAGAGTACCAATCCCATTTTATGCGGAAGATGCAGTTCGTCTTTGGCCATCCCTACTTTGGCTACTTGGGGAATGTTGTTGCCCTTGCAAACATTGTTTCTATCTGT GTGGTTTTGGTGTTGGATGCAGATAAGCAGCCTTCTGAAAGAGATGACTTCTTCCTAGGG GCTATCAACTGCTTCTTCATCATATACTATCTGATGGAAATGTTGTTGAAAATCTTGGCAATGGGCTTGAAAAGATACTTGTCATACCCAAGCAATAGGTTTGACGGACTTCTAACTACAATTTTGCTG GTTTTGGAGATTGCAACTTTTGCTGAATATGGATTTCCTCATCCTGGTTG GAGACCGGAGTTTGTGGGCCTGCTATCCCTGTGGGATATGGTGCGACTGGCGAACATGTTAATTGTGTTCAGGTTCCTGCGGATCATTCCTAATATGAAG ttcATGTCTTTGGTCGTTACTACATTGCTGGACCTGGTAAAAAACTTGAGGGCCTTTGCAGGAATCCTGGTG GTGGTTTTCTATGCATTTGCTATAACTGGCATAATGCTGTTTAAAGGTGCTGTGGTTCCTATGGGAAATGTCAG TGTTGTCAATACGACATATAACAATGGCACTTTGCAGTGTGGGACCTATGAACAGCTGGAATATTGGCCGAACAACTTTGATGACTTTGCT GCAGCGTTGGTGACTCTCTGGGATGTGATGGTAGTGAACAACTGGCAAGTCTTTTTGGAAGCATTCTCAAGATACTCAAGTCC ATGGGCAAAGATCTATTTTGTAGCCTGGTGGTTGATCTCCTCTGTCATCTGGGTTAATCTCTTCATAGCTTTACTTCTGGAG aACTTTATTCACAAGTGGGACCGTCGCTGTCATCGGGAGTCTCTCTCAGATATTGAATACCAGAGGACAGTTGAACTAATGTTCAG AGATGTTTTGGAAGAGCCGACAGAGGAAGAGCTGATGGAAAAACTGCACCAGCACCCACACCTGCACTTATGTAGGTGA
- the TPCN2 gene encoding two pore calcium channel protein 2 isoform X2, producing the protein MAYILTLIISLTDWVVSLSFFCTETVRIRRILRPFFLLQNSSMMKKTLKSINSTLPEMASVVLLLAVHLSLFTMFAMLLFARTKDGQQDKEWVGYFRNLPDSLTSLLVLLTTANNPDVMIPAYSKNRAYSIFFILFTVLGNLFLMNLLTAIIYNQFRGYLLKSVQSSLFRRRLGIRAAFEVLSSLKETPANAEQSYVSAGALLQVLQKVEMDSRCKQAIMMSLKICCCDQLSAAQFQRLFEELDKDAIKQHPPSPEYQSHFMRKMQFVFGHPYFGYLGNVVALANIVSICVVLVLDADKQPSERDDFFLGAINCFFIIYYLMEMLLKILAMGLKRYLSYPSNRFDGLLTTILLVLEIATFAEYGFPHPGWRPEFVGLLSLWDMVRLANMLIVFRFLRIIPNMKFMSLVVTTLLDLVKNLRAFAGILVVVFYAFAITGIMLFKGAVVPMGNVSVVNTTYNNGTLQCGTYEQLEYWPNNFDDFAAALVTLWDVMVVNNWQVFLEAFSRYSSPWAKIYFVAWWLISSVIWVNLFIALLLENFIHKWDRRCHRESLSDIEYQRTVELMFRDVLEEPTEEELMEKLHQHPHLHLCR; encoded by the exons ATGGCTTATATCCTGACGTTAATTATTTCCCTTACTGATTGGGTTGTATCGCTGAGCTTTTTCTGCACGGAG actGTAAGAATAAGAAGAATTCTTCgtcctttcttcctccttcagaaTTCTTCaatgatgaagaaaacattaaaaagtatCAACAGCACATTGCCTGAAATGGCAAG TGTTGTTCTGCTCCTCGCTGTTCATCTGTCTCTATTTACCATGTTTGCCATGCTGCTGTTTGCTCGAACAAAG GATGGTCAACAGGATAAGGAATGGGTGGGTTATTTTCGGAATTTGCCAGATTCCCTGACGTCACTGCTAGTCCTGCTGACGACGGCAAATAACCCTGATG TAATGATTCCTGCTTATTCTAAGAACCGAGCATATTCCATCTTTTTCATACTCTTCACTGTATTAG GTAACTTATTTCTGATGAACCTACTTACAGCAATAATCTACAACCAGTTTCGCGGGTACCTTCTG AAATCCGTTCAGTCCTCCCTCTTCAGAAGACGGCTGGGAATCCGGGCTGCATTTGAAGTGCTTTCTTCCCTAAAAGAGACTCCTGCTAATGCAGAACA GTCGTATGTTAGTGCTGGGGCCTTGCTTCAAGTGCTGCAGAAAGTTGAAATGGATTCTCGCTGCAAGCAAGCAATCATGATG TCACTCAAAATATGCTGCTGTGACCAGCTGTCTGCGGCCCAGTTCCAGAGGCTCTTTGAAGAACTAGACAAGGATGCCATTAAGCAA CATCCTCCCAGTCCAGAGTACCAATCCCATTTTATGCGGAAGATGCAGTTCGTCTTTGGCCATCCCTACTTTGGCTACTTGGGGAATGTTGTTGCCCTTGCAAACATTGTTTCTATCTGT GTGGTTTTGGTGTTGGATGCAGATAAGCAGCCTTCTGAAAGAGATGACTTCTTCCTAGGG GCTATCAACTGCTTCTTCATCATATACTATCTGATGGAAATGTTGTTGAAAATCTTGGCAATGGGCTTGAAAAGATACTTGTCATACCCAAGCAATAGGTTTGACGGACTTCTAACTACAATTTTGCTG GTTTTGGAGATTGCAACTTTTGCTGAATATGGATTTCCTCATCCTGGTTG GAGACCGGAGTTTGTGGGCCTGCTATCCCTGTGGGATATGGTGCGACTGGCGAACATGTTAATTGTGTTCAGGTTCCTGCGGATCATTCCTAATATGAAG ttcATGTCTTTGGTCGTTACTACATTGCTGGACCTGGTAAAAAACTTGAGGGCCTTTGCAGGAATCCTGGTG GTGGTTTTCTATGCATTTGCTATAACTGGCATAATGCTGTTTAAAGGTGCTGTGGTTCCTATGGGAAATGTCAG TGTTGTCAATACGACATATAACAATGGCACTTTGCAGTGTGGGACCTATGAACAGCTGGAATATTGGCCGAACAACTTTGATGACTTTGCT GCAGCGTTGGTGACTCTCTGGGATGTGATGGTAGTGAACAACTGGCAAGTCTTTTTGGAAGCATTCTCAAGATACTCAAGTCC ATGGGCAAAGATCTATTTTGTAGCCTGGTGGTTGATCTCCTCTGTCATCTGGGTTAATCTCTTCATAGCTTTACTTCTGGAG aACTTTATTCACAAGTGGGACCGTCGCTGTCATCGGGAGTCTCTCTCAGATATTGAATACCAGAGGACAGTTGAACTAATGTTCAG AGATGTTTTGGAAGAGCCGACAGAGGAAGAGCTGATGGAAAAACTGCACCAGCACCCACACCTGCACTTATGTAGGTGA